Within the Flavobacterium sp. N502536 genome, the region AGAAACGTTAAAGAAATTGTTGTATAACATTCAAAAAAGCGAGGATTTAATTGTAAAAGCTTTGTACGATGATTTTAAAAAACCCGAATTTGAAGCGGTTTTAACCGAAACCAACTATGTGATTTCGGAGTTGAAAGATACCATCAGAAACATCCATAAGTGGGCAGGACGAAAACGCATTTTACCTTCCCTGCTTAATTTTCCTTCTACCGATTATATTTTTAAAGAACCTTACGGAAATGTGCTGGTGATTGCTCCCTGGAACTATCCGTTTCAATTGGCTTTATGCCCTTTAATTTCAGCCGTAGCAGCCGGAAACAGGGTTGTTTTGAAACCTTCAGAACTGACTCCTCATACTTCGGCCGTAATCGCCAAAATTATCGAAAAGACCTTCCACGTCAGTCATGTTGAAGTATTTGAAGGCGGTATTGAAGTATCCAACAAATTACTGGCGCAGCGCTGGGATTATATTTTCTTTACCGGAAGTGTTGCGGTGGGCAAAATTGTCGCCAAAGCCGCTGCCGAAAATTTAACTCCTGTAACTTTAGAACTAGGCGGAAAAAACCCTTGTATTGTCGATGAAACTGCCAATTTAAAACTGGCTGCCAAACGAATCGTCTGGGGAAAATTTATCAATGCCGGACAAACCTGCATTGCACCGGACTATATATTGGTTCAAAAAAACATGAAAGTCAATTTTATTTCTTTTTTAATAGAAGAAATTCTAAAGGCTTACGGTAAAAAAATAGAGAAATCTCCTGATTTCGCAAGAATCATCAATACCAAAAACTGGGTACGCCTGGACAGCATGATCGAACGTGAAAAGGTTGTTTTTGGAGGGGAAACAGATGCCGAAAACAACTACATCTCTCCTACCTTAATCGAAGAACCTGCTTTGGACAGTCCGGTCATGAAAGAAGAGATATTTGGCCCTATACTTCCGATCTTAACGTACGAAACCGAAGCTGATATTCATAATGTAGTCAGTCATTACGAAAAACCTCTTGCGTTTTATGTTTTCAGTGAGAATAAATATTTTGCCAAAAAACTAATTACCTCCCATTCTTTTGGAGGAGGCTGTATCAACGACACAGTAGTTCATTTCTCGAATAAAAGACTGCCTTTTGGAGGAGTTGGTCACAGCGGTATCGGTGCTTATCACGGCCAGCTGAGTTTTGATATTTTTTCGCACCACAAGGCTGTCGTAAAAAAAGCAAACTGGCTTGACCTGCCCATGCGTTATGCTCCTTACAAGGACAAACTAACGTCCCTGAAACGGTTACTGAACTGGCTATGATGATTAAAAACAATTTCGTAATGTTTAGTAGATTTTTATATGGAATTGATTAAAAATATTATATTTACGCCTCAAATAATCAACTAAATTTTCGGCGACATAAAATAATTCTACCCCAGTTAAAATGAAATCCACATCTGATCAGGTCAAAGACATTAAAAATCATGGTTATACCTTAGATTTTTCAACTGTTTTCAATCATGCTTTTGAAAATTATAAAAAAATAGCCGTTTACGCCGGATTAATGCTACTGGTTTTTTCGGTTCTTTTTGGAATTATCGCCTACATAATACTGCTTACCGCTTTTGGTATCGACAAAATAACAAATGCGAATTTTCTTAATATTCAGCCACAAAACCTGTCGCAAATTCAATTGCTTTATTATATTTTGGGAACCGCATTTGCATCGGCAATTATGAGTCCATTTACTGCCGGATTTTTAAAAATGGCCGATTGTGCAGAAAAAGATGAGGAGTTCAACGTCTCCACCATCTTTTACTATTACAAAACCAGTCATTTTTCACAAATTTTTGCGGCCACCTTCCTTATTTCATTGTTTAGTGTAATCATCACAACCGCTTTAGAGATTTTTAAATTAAATGCATTAGGTCTGGTGTTTTCATTGTTTATTTCCTTTTTCACGTTTTTAACCATTCCACTTATCGTATTTGGAAATTTAAAAGCAGTTGAGGCTGTCAAATCCAGTTGTATTGTAATCGCAAAACAACCTATGGTACTAATCGGACTAATCATTACGATTATTGGGGCTATATTGGTTGGATTCTGTGCGTTTTGTGTTGGAGTACTCTTCACCATTCCGTTCAGTTATTCTATGACATATGCTATTTATCGAGCCATTTTTAAGATTGATCAACAAGATCCTATTGACTCTATCGGTCAGTCTGATCTTTAAAAAATAGAAAATTCCATCAAAAAAGAGCCTAACCTACTCTGTTGAAATTTTCAAAAACTATTTACTAAACCAAACATACCCCCGAATTCTATGGTAGCAAACTATAGTCTCTTCAATTCGTTGATATCAGGAATTGCCCATTTTGGCAGTGCCCTGAAATCAATTATTACGAAGTGGTATGTACTCAATTCCGATATTATCTTTTACAACAACCCTAAGCTCATCATGTTAGGATTGTCTCTGTTTGCTTTTCTGGCGCTTCTGGTGTATCAATTTTTCCGGATCAAAGCCAGAATTGGTTACTTCATCGAAAAAAAACCGGAAGCCGAAACGTTAAACAAAGAATATCAACTTTACATATTATTCTTTGGTCTTGCGGTAATTGTAATCGAAATTATCAATGAAATCTTCAAAATAAGACCCAAAAGCTTACTCGTTGTCAATTTATGTATTGGTTTCTCCGTCCTTTTAGTTTACGTAATAATCGACAAAATTCAGTTTTTACGGGAGCAGGTCCAATCCATATTCATTTCATTCTTCTTTATTTACGTTTTTTACATTGGACACAATATCATTTACCACGAAGATGATATTATTCCTGTAATTGTTTTTCTAATTTCCTTCTACTTTTCCTATAGCATCTTAAAGCCCATAAAATTATACTGGCTTTATATCGGATTGGTTTTTGCCTTTCTTATTGCCACTATTATCTATCAATTAGTTCCAATAAAATCATCCATTTTATTACTTAATTATTGCATCCTGATCTTCATTCTTAATCAGGTTAAATATGCTGTTTTACTCAATAACAGTGATAATTTCAGATTCACCAATGAAATAGTACACAAAGGAAATTCGTTGACAATTGCTACGAACGAAAAAAATGAAGTGCTGTTTTGCAGTGAAACGATCACTTCAATCCTGGGCTATTTACCGGACGAAGTTATGGGACCCAAATTTTGGGATTTAACTACCGAAGCGGACTGTCCCGAAAACCTCAACAACATCAATCACGAAGAAGATAAACTCTACATCCGTAAATTAAAAAGCAAAAACGGGGAGTACAAATACATTCAGTGGAAAGACAAAAAATTTTCGCAGGGTTTAATCATTAGCATTGGTCAGGATGTTACCGAGCAGATTACCGTACGCGATCAGTACAAAAACCTGATTCAGACTGCCACCGATATTATTTTCGAAATCGATGCTGATGGTTATTTTACCTTTATCAATGATTTTGGATTTTCGATCTTAGGGTATAGCGAAAATGAAATCATTTCGCAGCATTACTCTAATTTCATCCATGAAAATTACCAGCGAAATGCCGTCGATTTTTATGAGAATCTGGAAGTAAATGAAAACAATTTTCCGACTATTGAAATTCCAATTTTAAAGAAAAACGGAAAAAAACTATGGATTTCACAAAAGATCATTGTTCGAAAAAATGACCTTGGACAAACCATTGGTTTTGCCGGAATCGCCCGTGATATTACCGAGATCAGAAATATAGAAAACGATAAAAGGAAACGTCTCAAAAAAATTGAATCTTATAACAATTCGACCAACAAATTATCGACTACGGATTTTAGCAAATACGATAATTTAAACACGGTTATCGATTATATCATCAAAGAGGCCGCAACCGTAACCAAAACCAATCGCGTAAGTTTCTGGAAGTACCATAAAGACCTAATCACCTGCAAAAACCTTTTTAGCAGCAACAGTCAGCATTGTAATGACAAAAACATTCTGGATAAAGAATCTTATCCTATTTACTTTGAAACCCTAAAAAGTAAAACCATCATAAATGCACCGGATGTTTTCAACAAACTGGAAACTTCTGAATTTCAAAAACTTTACTTCACCAAGAACCAGATCAAATCGATGCTGGACGTCCCTATTTTTCTAAACGGGCAACTGGCGGGTGTGGTTTGTTTTGAAAGTACTGACGAAAAAAGAGACTGGGACAACGAAGACATCAATTACGCCCGTACCATTTCGGATGTAATCTCATTGGCCATTTCGTCACAGATGCGTTTGGAGGCCGAAAGAAAACTAGAATTTAAGAGTCAGCTGTTGTCTGCGCTTTCGTTATGTACCGAGAAATTTTTGATGAGTAAATCGACTCAGGAAATGTTTCAGGAGACCTATAATTTAATTGGTAAAGCAGCCAAAGTAGATCATATGTACTACTACGAAAAAGATTTCACAACCAATACCGTAAGTCAGAAATACAAATGGTCGAGACAAGGCATTGAACATCAGATTACAAAATTGCAGCGGCTTACCAAAGATCACTTAAGCGAAATTTACGAGGCTGCTCAAAACAAAAAAATCGTCAACACGCTTACCCGTAAACTCGACGATACTTTTTTCAGGCAGTTACTGATCGCAAACGAAATTAAATCAATCCTGATTTTACCGTTGTACATCAACGATATTTTTACCGGTTTTATAGGTTTTGACGATTGTACCAAGGAAAGAAAATGGTCTGAAGAAGAAATTTATATCTTTCAGGTTCTGGCCAATAACATCTCATCGGCACTGGAAAGAAACCGAAACGAAACCAAAATTCTGGAAAGCGAAGAAAAGTTCAAGTTAATCGCCAACAACATTCCCGGCACCGTTTACTTGTCAAAATTTGATGCATTCTCTACCAAAATATTCCTGAATGATGAGATTTTGAACCTTACCGGTTACTCAAAATCTGAATTTATAGAAAACAACTTATCGTTTTTATCCCTTATTCATCCTGACGACAAAGACGAGGTGATCAACAATCAGATCGACAATTTACAAAAGGGAATGCCGCTGCACAATATCTATCGCATCCGACGTAAAACGGGCGAATACATTTGGGTGGAGGAATTTGGAGACGTTATTAAAAAAGGCGATGAAATCGAATTTGTGGGTGGAATTTACTTTGACATTACCAACAAAAAAGAGACTGAAGACGCCATAAAAGCCAAGCAACTGGCAGAAGCCGCGAATAAATCCAAGTCCGATTTTCTGGCCAATATGTCTCATGAAATCAGAACTCCTTTGAATGGAATTATTGGTTTTACCCATTTACTGATGAATACGGGTCTTGAAGAAATTCAGGAAAAATACATGACCACGATCAATCAATCGGCGCATTCGTTATTAGATATTATAAATGATATACTGGATTTCTCTAAAATCGAAGCGGGTAAACTCGAACTTTTTATCGATTTATACGACATTAAAAAAGTCCTCGGACAGGTTTTTGATTTAATCGTATACGAATCCAACCAAAAAAATCTGAGGTTAGAACTAAATGTCGCTCCCGACGTTCCGAAATACATCTGGACCGATATTGTGAGAATCAAGCAAATCTTAATCAATTTGCTTTCGAATGCTGTTAAATTCACCAACGAAGGCTCTATCAAGCTGAATGTTTCTGTTTTGGAAAAAAGCAAAAACAACAATTGTACGATCCGCTTTTCAGTCGTTGATACGGGAATTGGAATTCTCGAAAAAAACCAGAAGAAAATTTTCAAAGCTTTTTCACAGGAAGACAGCTCTACAACGAGAAAATTTGGAGGTACCGGTTTAGGACTGACCATTTCAAATCAATTGCTTGCTTTGATGGAAAGCCGTTTACAACTGGAAAGTAAAATCGATGAGGGAAGTAATTTTTATTTTGATCTGAATTTAAAAACCAGCAATCAGAGCATTAACGACAAATATAAGGCAGAACTTCAAAGCATCAACCTTGACCTGAGTTCTGAAAGCCTGAGTTCTAATCATAAAAACATTACCTTTTTGATTGTAGAAGACAACAAGGTGAATATGTTACTTTTAAAAACCATCATCAAAAACTTGTACAGCGGTGCATACATACACGAATGCGAAAATGGTTATGAAGCGGTGAGTCAGTTTGAAAGCATCAATCCTGATTTGGTTTTTATGGACATTCAGATGCCAATCATGAACGGTTACGAAACCACAAGAGCCATTAGAAACACCATTATCGGAAAAGATATCCCGATCATTGCGGTAACTGCAGGTGCTGAAAAAGAGGAACGTAATAAATGCCTCTCAGCGGGGATGGATGATTATATTTCAAAGCCCATAATGAAAGGCAGTGTAGAGGAAGCTTTAGTAAAATGGCTAAAATAATTTAGAACTAAATCGGACTATTACTGCGCGTTATTCCTAAAAAAAATATAAATTCGTACAACACAAATCCTAATCAACTAAAATTCAAATTACTATGAAATGGCAAGGTAGAAGACAAAGTGATAATGTTGAAGACAGACGATCCATTTCTGGCGGTAAAGTTGCCGTTGGCGGTGGAATTATTGGTATTATTATTTTACTGTTAAATGTTTTTGGCGGCGAAAATGCCCAGATGATCACCCCTATACTGGAACAAATGCAAGGCGGACAGCAATCCACCGAAGCGGCTGCTCCATTGAGCAAAGAAGATGAAGAACTAGGGCAATTTGTGAAAGTTAATCTTGCCGATAACGAAGACATTTGGGGTAAAATATTTGCAGAAAACGGCATGACTTACAAGAACCCAAAATTAGTACTTTTCAGAGGAGCTGTTAACACGGCATGCGGAGGCGCATCGTCGGCATCAGGGCCATTTTATTGCCCGGGTGACCAAAAGGTTTATATGGATTTAGGCTTCTTTGAGGAACTAAAAACTAAATTTGGTGCCAAGGGTGGTGATTTTGCTATTGCGTACGTTATTGCGCACGAAATTGGGCACCACATACAAACATTACTAGGAACCTCAGCAAAAATGCATCAGGCACAGGAAGGAAAGAGTCAGGCAGAAGCCAACAAGCTTTCGGTAGCCCTGGAATTACAGGCCGACTTTTATGCCGGAGTATGGGCACATTACAATCAGAAAAACTTAGACGCAGGTGATATTGAAGAAGCTTTAAGTGCTGCCAATGCGGTTGGAGACGATGCCATTCAGAGTAAAATGCAAGGACAAGTTGTCCCGGATTCCTTTACTCACGGTACCTCTGAACAAAGAATGTATTGGTTCAAAAAAGGTTTTTCTACAGGAGATATCAAACAAGGGAATACTTTTGATGAAATATAATATTCATAAACCAAATTATAACAACCAATTTAGCATGACTTAATCGTCATGCTTTTTTGTTGTTTTTAAATACAACTACTCTTTAAAGTAAAAACTCCCAAGTCGAAACGATTCTCTACATTTTTGTTTTTATTGGGGTCTATTACAAAATATTCAAATTATAAATTTGTATTCGACTCAGGAGAAAGCGGCACAACCTTGACCGTGCAGCTTTTTTTTACTAGACGATATCCTTCCAAAAACTAAATATCTGTTTAGTGGGGTAAAGATAGTAGCACGCTTCCTGCTATTTCATGATAAAAATCATGGAACACTATTTTTAATTGAATAATACCATACTGGATTGCCCTACAGTTGAAACCATAGACCACCATAGAAAAGAATAAAATTTCGGAGATTCCCACAATGGAACAAAGTGGAATTTATAAAAACTGGCGTTTTCAATTCAGCGCACAAAAAAAGCCTTGAATTTCTTCAAGGCTTTAAATTTCTGGGTGGCTGACCGGGTTCGAACCGGCGACCCGCGGCACCACAAACCGCTACTCTAACCAACTGAGCTACAACCACCATTTTTCTGCTTGTGCATTTCTGCTTAGCGAGTGCAAATATATAACTAATGTTGAGTTCTGCAAAGAAAAAAATGAAAAATTTACAGTAAATTTTCTAAACTATTGACTGCCAAACACCTTTCAACAGTAAAACCTTCGGCAAATTCTTTACCAACCAGCCTTCCTAAATCCTTCGCACGATAATCTAAACTTTCAAAGAAGTTTTTACTCGTAATTGGCGTTGCAGGCTCTTTCGAATTCGGATCGTAAAACTGCGTTTTGTATGCCGAAACAGCTTCTACCTTTTTCTTTTCAAAACCTGTAATATCCACTACAAAGTCAGGCACGATGTTTTTCCATTGAATATAATGGTACACCACCTTTGGTCTCCAGGCTTCCTGCCCTTCTCCATCTATCGAGGTTTCGATTTTTGACAATCCAGACAAAAAGCAGGCATCCGACACTAATTTACTTCCTTTACCATGATCAATATGACGGTCGTCAATTGCATTACACAATACAATCTCCGGTTTGTACTTCCGAATCATTTTAATGACTTCCAGCTGGTGCTTTTCGTCGTTTGTAAAAAAGCCATCACGCATGCCTAAGTTTTCACGAACCAGCACCCCTAATATTTTTGCCGCCTCTTTTGCCTCTGCATCTCTAATTTCAGCTGTACCACGGGTTCCCAATTCCCCACGCGTTAAATCGACGATACCTACTTTTTTACCCAGTGATATCTCTTTTAAAATGGTTCCCGCACAACCTAATTCTACATCATCCGGATGTGCCCCAAAGGCTAATATGTCTAGTTTCATTGTTTTTGTTTTTTGTTTTCTTTGTTTTAAGTTTCAAGTTTCAAGTTTTCTTTGTTTCAAGTTTCAAGTTTAGTCGCAGTCTCAGTAACTGAAAACTGCGACTGCGACTGAAAACTCATAATTTCTAACTCATAACTCTTAATACTCTTTTCATCGTCATCGATTTGTTTACGCTTTCCTCCCATTCCTTTTCAGGAACGCTTTCTTTGGTAATACCGCAACCCATATATAAAATGGCAGTATTCTCCTGAATTTGCATGCTTCGTAAATTTACATAGAAATCAGAACTTATATCTTCATGGGCAAAGCTGCTGTTTAACTCTCCCAGAAAACCGGTATAAAAAGTCCGGTCGTAATTTTCATTCTCTATAATAAATGCTTTTGCTTTTTTCTTTGGCAAACCACAAACTGCCGGCGTTGGATGCAGTGTATCGATCACTTCTTCCAAAGTCGAATTGTCATTTAATACTCCCGAAATATCTGTTTTAATATGCCAGATAGATCCTGCTTTCACGCTATAAGGTTCCGTTACCTCAACCGAAGAAGCTACTTCCCGCAATCTCTTGACAATAAAATCGGTTACATATTGCTGCTCGTCCTTTTCTTTTTGCTGCCATAAGATATCGGTTTCCAGCGTTGCTTTCTGTGTTCCGGCCAAAGCCACAGTTTCAAAAACATTGCCATTGGCTTTCAGCAATCGCTCAGGAGTTGCTCCCATCCAGAAACCAATCTTTGGATGAAAAAACACATACGATAAAGTCGTGGGATACAACTGAATCAAATGCTGAAAAGTAGCAACAAAATCAAATTCGGCTAAAGCTACTTTTTCGCTTCTGGACAGCACTACTTTTTTGAATTCATCGTTTTTAATCGCCTGAATTCCTTTTGAAACCAACGTTTCATATTGCAACCTGGCTTCACTATCAAGCTCTGAAGTTTCTATTTCTGTACTTTCAAAAAGAATTTCTTCCTGTACTGTTGTTAGAATTTCAGATTCATTTTCCGGAATCAGTATCAGTTGTTTTTCATCAAAAGAAGCAAAAACAAAACCTTTTTCTTTATAATCAGCAATTTTATGCAGCCTGTCATTTTGCTGCAAAAGCGCAAAAATAGTAGTGGAATTGGGTTTAGAATACATCACAAAAGGCAAACGCTTTTCGTACTGTACTTTAATTTTAGAAAAAAAATCATTCATATTTCTATACTGTTTTCTTTCTGTCCAAAACCATATTGGTCAGTTTGCAAAGCGAAATCAAATTTCCGGCCTCGTCGGTAATTTTAATCTCCCACAGATGAATACTTTTTCCTTTGTGAATGATTCGCGCTGTTCCGAAAACCCATCCTTCTCTGATACTTTTCAGGTGATTGGCCGAAATTTCTATTCCGCGTACTTCTTGTTCATTTGGATTGATAAAAAAGAAGGATGCCGCACTCCCTACACTTTCCGCCAGAGCAACCGAAGCACCGCCGTGTAACAAGCCCATTGGCTGGTGAACAGAAGGGTTTACAGGCATTTTTGCAGTTAAAAAATCAGCTCCTGCGTCAACATATTCTATTTTTAGCGTTTCCATCAATGTGTTTTTAGAAAACTCATTACAGTGTGCTAAAATCTGTTCTTTTGTATAATTCATTAAAATAGACTTTAAAATCGTAAAATTAAAGAAAAGATGAGATACAAATTCGAAAATCACATTCTAAAATTAAAATTCAACTTCAAACATGTAAGTTTTTTGCTATTTTTACAAAAACATTAATATTGATCTGTTGCAAAGATTTTTTTTATGCCACAGATTACACAGCTTATTACCGATTTTTTTTGCTTCAGGCAAAATCATTTAAATCCTTATAATCTGTGGCAAAAAAGCCAAACAAATGCGTCAATACTTTATACTTCTTATTCTCGGATTACTTATAACTTTCAGCTCTTGCCGAACTGATTTTGATACCGTTGCCAGTTCCGGAGATTTGAAGTTTTCAAAAGACACCGTTTATCTGGATACTGTTTTTAAAAATATTGGCTCTGCTACCTACCAGCTTAAGGTGTACAATAGAAGCAAAAATGACATTTCAATTCCGGTCATTCAGCTCAAAAACGGCTTAAATTCAAAATACCGAATGACGGTTGACGGGACGAGCGGAAACAATGGTAAAATCTTCAAGGACGTTACACTTTTAGCCAAAGACAGCTTGTATATTTTTGTAGAAACCACTGCAGATATTACAGATGCCAACCCAACCGACTTTTTATATACCGATAAAATTCAGTTTGACAGCGGTGCTAACCTTCAGGAAGTCGCTTTGGTCACGCTGATTCAGGATGCTGTTTTTCTTTATCCGAAGCAAAATCCCGACGGAAGCAAAGAGAAAATTAAAATTGAAGGCAAAGATGTAGATGGTTTTTATCTCGATGACAATGATCCTGTAAACGGAAATGAATTGCTTTTCACCAAACAAAAACCCTATGTTATCTACGGATATGCTGGAGTTCCCAAAAATAAAACCGTCACTTTCGAAGCAGGAGCACGTGTGTTTTTCCACGCCAATTCAGGACTTTTTATTGACGACAAAGCCTCTTTACACATTAACGGAACAACATCTGCAACTCCTAAATTAGAGAATGAAGTGGTATTTGAAGGCGATCGCTTAGAGTCACTTTACGACAATATTCCGGGGCAATGGAACTCGGTTATTTTTGCGAACGGAAGCACCAATCACACCATAAACCATCTTACTCTGAAAAATGCTGTTATTGGTTTAAATTTCAAAAATCCTGATGCTGCTTCGACTATTCAAATCAAAAATACTCAGATTTACAATTCTGCCGAATACGGAATACTAGCTCAAAATGCCCGCATAAACGGAGAAAACATCGTTATTAATTATGCCGGTCTGGCCAGTTTGTCCTGCGTATATGGCGGAAATTATAAGTTCACACATTGTACTTTCAACAACAGCTGGTCCAACAATTCACAATTTGCGGTTCAGCTCAGCAATAGCCTGGCCAATGCCGTACCGGAAACAAATCCGCTGACACAGGCAACTTTTAACAATTGTATCATTTACGGATCGGGCACTAATGAATTCAATCTGAGTAAAAATGCTGCGACAGCCTTTGTATATCAGCTCAACAATTGCTTAGTAAAATTCAGCAGTTCTACGACCAATCCCGATTATCAATTTAAAACAGATCCCGCGCACTACAACCAGATCATTCTAAACGAGAATCCAAAGTTCTTTAATGTAGCCAAGAACCTGTTCAACATTGACAATACTTCTGCCGCTTTCGCGAAAGGAAATCAGGCTTATAACGTTCCTCAGGATATTATTGGAAAAACCAGAACTTCTCCACCGGATTTAGGAGCTTATCAGAGTGCGGCATTTCCAAAATAAAGACTACTGAAAAAATTGCTCGCTAAGACGCAAAGTTTTTTTCCTCTTTACACATCTTCTTTTTGGTCTATAGTTCTTTCTTAAAAGTCTAAACTTTTTCTCTAACCCAACAAAACCAATGGGCTTGCCGCTGTGTGCTAAAAAGTCAAAAACGTAGCATACTCGCGCCTTCGCGGCTCTCTTTACAACCGTAAGAAAAATTATCTTAATTTAAACATCGCTTAACGCAACGTGTTTCATAAAGTAGTAAATTTGAGACAATTAATAAATTAAAACAGGAAACACTCATTTATTAAAAAACCAAATTTAACTACTGCTATTTATGAAAAAAATCTACTCGTATGTATTATTCTTTTTTATTACCGCATCATTTGCACAAATTCCATCCGGCTATTACAGCACCGCAACAGGCTCGGGTTACACTTTAAAAACACAATTGTACAACATCATAAAAGGACATACCAATAACGGTTATGCTGGCTTGTACACCACTTATCAAACTTCAGATATTGATAATTTTTACGAAAACGACGGGACAGTTTTAGACATGTACTCAGAAAACCCTGCCGGAACCGACCCTTACAATTATAGCATAGCATCCACACAGCGTTGTGGCAACTATGTCGTAGAAGGCGACTGCTACAACAGAGAACATATCATTCCCCAATCTGTTTTTAACGAACAGTCTCCAATGGTAGCCGATGCTCATTTTATCACCCCAACCGATGGAAAAGTAAACGGAGTCCGCTCCAATTTTCCACATGGCGTAGTGAATACACCAACTTATATTTCTAAAAATGGAGGAAAACTGGGAGCAAACTCCACTTCAGGATATACCGGAACTGTATTTGAGCCTATCAACGAATTCAAAGGCGATATTGCCCGAATGTATTTTTACTTTGCCACCCGTTATGAAAATACCGTTTCAGGCTATTCTTATCCTATGTTTGACGGTTCGAGCAACAAAATTTTTACAGCGACATTCTTAAAC harbors:
- a CDS encoding PaaI family thioesterase; this translates as MNYTKEQILAHCNEFSKNTLMETLKIEYVDAGADFLTAKMPVNPSVHQPMGLLHGGASVALAESVGSAASFFFINPNEQEVRGIEISANHLKSIREGWVFGTARIIHKGKSIHLWEIKITDEAGNLISLCKLTNMVLDRKKTV